In Stenotrophomonas sp. ESTM1D_MKCIP4_1, a single genomic region encodes these proteins:
- a CDS encoding response regulator produces MTTLRTILLAEDSPADAEMAIDALQEARLANPIVHVEDGVEVMDYLLRRGAWSGREEGLPAVLLLDIKMPRMDGLEVLRQIREHDELKRLPVVILSSSREESDLARSWDMGVNAYVVKPVDVDQFFGAVQTLGKFWALINQAPELE; encoded by the coding sequence ATGACGACGCTGCGTACCATTCTCCTGGCCGAAGACAGCCCGGCCGACGCTGAAATGGCCATCGACGCACTGCAGGAAGCCCGCCTGGCCAATCCCATCGTGCACGTCGAGGACGGCGTGGAAGTAATGGACTACCTGCTGCGCCGCGGTGCGTGGTCCGGCCGCGAGGAGGGCCTGCCGGCGGTGCTGCTGCTGGACATCAAGATGCCGCGCATGGACGGACTGGAAGTGCTGCGGCAGATCCGCGAACACGACGAACTCAAGCGCCTGCCGGTGGTCATCCTGTCGTCCTCGCGCGAGGAAAGCGACCTGGCGCGCAGCTGGGACATGGGCGTGAACGCGTACGTGGTGAAGCCGGTGGACGTGGACCAGTTCTTTGGCGCGGTGCAGACCCTGGGCAAGTTCTGGGCGTTGA